The following proteins come from a genomic window of Bradyrhizobium paxllaeri:
- a CDS encoding FecCD family ABC transporter permease, whose translation MIPARSALPGFAIAIAVLIAGLVLALTVGRYPVSLGDLIGALVAKLGGPRGDVSPAVESVIWQVRGPRVMAAMLVGAALAVAGTAFQGLFRNPLVSPDILGASSGAALGAVLGIYLSLGVFAIQATAFIGGLIAVGIVYMIGASVRSRDPILVLVLTGVVVGSLFGAGVGLVKYLADPYNQLPAMTFWLLGSLSATGVHDLLPLVGPVAAGTVVLIALRWRMSVMSLPEEEARTLGVATGPLRIAIVAAATLVTSASVAAAGIIGWVGLVVPHLARSLVGPDFARLLPAAAILGGGYLLLIDTLARTLAQVEIPLGILTAVIGTPFFIWLLTSVQKTWS comes from the coding sequence ATGATACCTGCCCGAAGCGCGCTGCCGGGATTTGCGATCGCGATTGCGGTCCTGATCGCAGGCCTTGTGCTTGCGCTGACGGTCGGCCGTTATCCGGTGTCGCTTGGTGATCTCATCGGAGCGCTCGTCGCGAAACTGGGCGGCCCTCGCGGCGATGTGTCGCCGGCGGTTGAAAGCGTCATCTGGCAAGTGCGTGGGCCGCGCGTGATGGCGGCGATGCTGGTCGGCGCGGCGCTCGCGGTGGCCGGCACGGCGTTTCAGGGATTGTTTCGCAACCCGCTGGTCTCTCCGGACATTCTTGGTGCATCGTCGGGCGCAGCGCTTGGCGCCGTCCTCGGCATCTATCTTTCTCTCGGCGTGTTCGCGATCCAGGCAACGGCCTTTATCGGGGGGCTGATCGCCGTCGGCATCGTCTACATGATCGGCGCCTCGGTGCGTTCGCGCGATCCGATCCTGGTGCTGGTGCTGACGGGCGTCGTGGTGGGATCGCTGTTCGGCGCCGGCGTTGGCCTGGTGAAATATCTGGCCGACCCCTACAACCAGCTGCCGGCGATGACGTTCTGGCTGCTCGGCAGCCTGTCTGCGACCGGGGTTCATGACCTGTTGCCGCTGGTCGGCCCGGTCGCCGCCGGCACCGTCGTGTTGATTGCGCTGCGCTGGCGCATGAGCGTGATGTCGCTCCCCGAGGAAGAGGCGCGCACGCTCGGTGTCGCGACCGGGCCGCTGCGCATTGCCATCGTTGCCGCTGCCACGCTCGTGACTTCGGCCAGCGTTGCCGCGGCCGGGATCATTGGCTGGGTCGGCCTCGTCGTGCCGCATCTGGCGCGATCGCTGGTCGGCCCGGATTTCGCGCGGCTATTGCCGGCGGCGGCCATCCTCGGCGGCGGCTATCTGTTGCTGATCGATACGCTGGCGCGGACGCTGGCGCAGGTCGAAATTCCGCTTGGCATTCTCACCGCCGTGATCGGTACGCCATTTTTCATCTGGCTGCTCACCAGCGTGCAAAAGACCTGGTCATGA
- a CDS encoding TOBE domain-containing protein, whose amino-acid sequence MKISARNQLKGTIVDVVKGATTSHIRIDIGGGIIVTSSITNEAVDELKLAEGKAAIAVIKASDVMVGTE is encoded by the coding sequence ATGAAAATCAGCGCACGCAATCAGCTCAAGGGAACCATCGTCGATGTCGTGAAGGGCGCAACCACGTCCCATATCCGGATCGATATCGGCGGCGGGATCATCGTTACTTCCTCGATCACCAATGAGGCGGTCGACGAGCTGAAGCTTGCCGAGGGCAAGGCGGCCATCGCCGTGATCAAGGCCAGCGACGTGATGGTGGGCACGGAGTGA
- a CDS encoding iron ABC transporter substrate-binding protein, with product MIDRRALIAGLSAALIAPRSAFAQTIRDAARRNVPVPAKVSRVFPAGPPAAILLYTLAPELLIGWPRANRAEECAYMLPDICTRPEVGRITGRGNTANLETVLALKPDLILDVGSTSATFVSLADRVQEKTSIPYALLDGRFAAIAETYRTLGALLGRREDGEKLARYAEDTLKTILGRIEPIARAERPKVYYARGPRGLSTGLGGSINVETIEMLGRNVAGETQGGLANVSIEQVLVWNPDVIVTIDQEFAATVRKDPSWAAVKAVRDNRIHLSPKMPFGWVDFPPSVNRLIGL from the coding sequence GTGATCGACCGCCGCGCTCTGATTGCGGGCCTGTCGGCGGCGCTGATCGCGCCGCGCAGCGCGTTCGCGCAAACCATCAGGGATGCCGCGCGGCGCAATGTGCCGGTGCCTGCAAAAGTATCGCGCGTGTTTCCCGCCGGACCGCCGGCGGCAATCCTGCTCTATACGCTGGCGCCTGAATTGCTGATCGGCTGGCCCCGCGCCAACCGGGCTGAAGAATGCGCCTATATGCTGCCGGACATTTGCACACGGCCGGAGGTCGGGCGCATCACCGGGCGCGGCAACACGGCCAATCTGGAAACGGTGCTGGCGCTGAAGCCCGATCTGATTCTCGACGTCGGCTCGACCAGCGCCACCTTTGTCTCGCTGGCGGATCGCGTGCAGGAGAAGACCAGCATCCCCTACGCGCTGCTGGACGGCCGCTTTGCGGCGATTGCCGAGACCTATCGCACCTTGGGCGCGCTGCTTGGCCGGCGTGAGGATGGGGAAAAGCTGGCGCGCTACGCCGAGGATACGCTCAAGACGATCCTCGGCCGCATCGAGCCGATCGCGAGAGCCGAGCGGCCAAAGGTCTACTATGCCCGGGGGCCGCGCGGGCTTTCGACCGGGCTTGGCGGCTCGATCAATGTCGAGACCATCGAAATGCTGGGCCGCAATGTCGCCGGCGAAACCCAGGGCGGCCTCGCCAATGTTTCGATCGAACAGGTCCTGGTGTGGAATCCCGATGTCATCGTCACCATCGATCAGGAGTTTGCCGCAACCGTGCGAAAGGATCCGTCCTGGGCAGCGGTCAAGGCGGTGCGCGACAACCGGATCCATCTGTCGCCCAAGATGCCGTTCGGCTGGGTGGATTTTCCGCCGTCCGTGAACCGCCTGATCGGGCTCTGA
- a CDS encoding NAD(P)H-binding protein: MKAILFGATGMVGQGVLRECLVDSSVESVLAVSRSPAGVQHAKLREVLHDDFTDFSKIESELAGYDACFFCLGVSSIGMDAERYRHLTYDVTMAAATTLARLNPGMVFTYVTGKGSDSTEQGPLRWARVKGKTENDLLKLPFKAAYMFRPSGIQPLHGVRSKTAWVNAVYAVSGPLLSWMVRATPNHMTTSEQLGRAMIKVARDGYPKPILESVDINAI; encoded by the coding sequence ATGAAGGCGATCCTGTTCGGCGCCACCGGCATGGTCGGGCAGGGCGTCCTGCGCGAATGCCTTGTCGATTCCAGTGTTGAAAGCGTGCTGGCGGTCTCCCGCAGCCCGGCCGGGGTGCAGCACGCCAAGCTGCGCGAAGTCCTCCACGACGATTTCACGGATTTCTCGAAGATCGAATCTGAGCTTGCCGGATACGACGCCTGCTTCTTCTGCCTCGGCGTCTCCTCGATCGGCATGGATGCGGAGCGCTACCGGCATCTGACCTACGACGTCACCATGGCAGCGGCGACCACGCTGGCGCGGCTCAACCCCGGCATGGTGTTCACCTATGTCACCGGCAAGGGCAGTGATTCAACCGAGCAGGGCCCGCTCCGATGGGCGCGGGTCAAGGGCAAGACCGAGAACGATCTGCTCAAGCTGCCGTTCAAGGCGGCCTACATGTTTCGGCCATCAGGCATCCAGCCGCTGCACGGTGTCAGGTCCAAGACCGCGTGGGTGAACGCGGTCTACGCTGTCTCAGGGCCGCTGCTGTCCTGGATGGTGCGCGCCACGCCGAACCACATGACGACAAGCGAACAACTCGGCCGCGCCATGATCAAGGTGGCGCGCGATGGCTATCCAAAGCCGATCCTCGAGAGCGTGGATATCAACGCGATCTAG
- a CDS encoding ABC transporter ATP-binding protein, with the protein MILEGHQLTIGYPDRVVGTGLDVRLGKGEVLALLGPNGGGKTTLLKTLLGLLMPKAGEVRLDGAVLSARSIRERARLIAYVPQTHVATFAFTVEAVVLMGRTAHSDLFSRPTAKDRAIVVSMLDRLGIAPLAERPYTMISGGERQLVLLARALAQEPQFVVLDEPTANLDFGNQGKVMREIRALAVSGLGVLFTTHDPNHALRAADRAYLLRGGERLAEGPVQQILTRERLESLYGAPVQMITDATGTAFIPG; encoded by the coding sequence ATGATCCTCGAAGGGCATCAGCTCACGATCGGCTATCCGGACCGCGTGGTCGGCACCGGCCTCGACGTCAGACTGGGAAAGGGCGAGGTGCTGGCGCTGCTCGGACCGAACGGCGGCGGCAAGACCACGCTGCTCAAAACACTGCTTGGGCTTCTGATGCCGAAAGCCGGCGAAGTGCGGCTTGACGGCGCGGTCCTGTCGGCCCGCTCCATCCGCGAGCGCGCGCGCTTGATCGCCTATGTGCCGCAGACCCACGTCGCGACATTTGCATTCACCGTGGAAGCGGTTGTCCTGATGGGCCGCACCGCCCACAGCGATTTATTCAGCCGGCCGACCGCGAAGGACCGCGCCATCGTCGTCAGCATGCTCGATCGGCTCGGGATCGCGCCATTGGCAGAGCGCCCCTACACCATGATTTCCGGCGGCGAGCGCCAGCTCGTGCTGCTGGCGCGCGCGCTGGCGCAGGAGCCGCAGTTCGTCGTTCTGGACGAGCCGACCGCCAATCTCGACTTCGGCAATCAGGGCAAGGTGATGCGCGAGATCCGCGCGCTGGCCGTTTCCGGTCTTGGCGTCCTCTTCACCACCCACGATCCCAATCATGCGCTGCGCGCCGCCGACCGCGCCTATCTCTTGCGCGGCGGTGAGCGCCTCGCCGAGGGTCCGGTGCAGCAGATCTTGACGCGCGAACGGCTGGAATCGCTTTACGGCGCGCCGGTGCAGATGATTACCGATGCAACGGGGACGGCGTTCATTCCAGGATGA
- a CDS encoding Maf-like protein — protein sequence MLGRPKLVLASGSPRRLSLLNQAGIEPDALRPADVDETPKRGELPRACANRLARAKADAALKSVQLDDELRGAFILAADTVVAVGRRILPKANLVDEAAQCLRLLSGRNHRVYTAICLVTPKEAFRQRLIETRVRFKRLSEDDIQAYIGSGEWRGKAGGYAVQGIAGSFVVKMVGSYTNVVGLPLYESVTLMGGEGFPIRFGWLNAS from the coding sequence ATGCTTGGCCGTCCCAAACTCGTTCTTGCTTCCGGTTCGCCGCGGCGGCTCAGCCTGCTCAACCAGGCCGGCATCGAGCCCGACGCGCTGCGCCCGGCCGATGTCGACGAAACGCCGAAGCGGGGCGAGCTGCCGCGCGCCTGCGCCAACCGCCTGGCGCGAGCAAAAGCCGATGCGGCGCTGAAATCCGTCCAGCTCGACGACGAGCTGCGCGGCGCCTTCATCCTGGCCGCCGATACGGTGGTCGCGGTCGGCCGCCGCATCCTCCCCAAGGCCAATCTGGTGGATGAAGCCGCGCAGTGCCTGCGGCTGCTGTCGGGCCGCAATCACCGTGTCTACACCGCGATCTGCCTGGTGACGCCGAAGGAGGCGTTCCGCCAGCGCCTGATCGAGACCCGGGTGCGCTTCAAGCGCCTCAGCGAGGACGACATCCAGGCCTATATCGGCTCCGGCGAATGGCGCGGCAAAGCCGGCGGCTATGCCGTGCAGGGCATCGCCGGCTCGTTCGTGGTCAAGATGGTCGGTTCCTACACCAATGTGGTCGGCCTGCCGCTCTACGAATCGGTCACGCTGATGGGCGGCGAGGGCTTTCCGATCAGGTTCGGCTGGCTCAATGCCAGCTAA
- a CDS encoding UPF0262 family protein: MNKPPPDDDQHNRIVAVTLDEESIGRSGPDIEHERAIAIYDLIEQNLFAPDGAGPGPFTLHIAITGNRLMFDIRHENGTPVVAHLLSLTPFRRIVKDYFMICDSYYQAIRTATPDKIEAIDMGRRGIHDEGSRTLQERLKGKVRIDFETSRRLFTLICVLHWKGQDA, translated from the coding sequence ATGAACAAGCCGCCACCAGACGATGACCAGCACAACCGCATCGTCGCGGTGACGCTCGACGAGGAATCGATCGGCCGTTCCGGTCCCGATATCGAGCACGAGCGCGCGATCGCGATCTACGATCTGATCGAGCAGAATTTGTTCGCGCCTGATGGCGCGGGGCCGGGGCCGTTCACGCTGCACATCGCGATTACCGGCAACCGGCTGATGTTCGACATCCGCCACGAGAACGGCACGCCCGTGGTGGCGCATTTATTGTCGCTGACGCCGTTCCGCAGAATCGTGAAGGACTATTTCATGATCTGCGACAGCTACTACCAGGCGATCCGGACAGCTACCCCCGACAAGATCGAGGCGATCGACATGGGCCGCCGCGGCATCCATGACGAAGGCTCCCGCACGCTGCAGGAGCGGCTGAAGGGCAAGGTAAGAATCGATTTCGAAACTTCCCGGCGCCTGTTCACGCTGATCTGCGTTTTGCACTGGAAGGGGCAGGACGCATGA
- a CDS encoding DUF2948 family protein yields MPADLLKLIALDADDLAVISAHVQDARVLASDIVWRQDEKRLVVGMNRLDWEQTLSGGTEPRRSIAALRFDRVLACKSRNIDLEQPEAVLELVGIEFHPAEPPGGSALLLFSHGGALRLDVECLECELTDLGTDDIGTSDLAIAPLGPEG; encoded by the coding sequence ATGCCGGCGGACCTGCTCAAACTGATCGCGCTCGACGCCGACGATCTCGCGGTGATCTCCGCCCATGTGCAGGACGCCCGCGTGCTGGCCTCCGACATCGTCTGGCGGCAGGACGAAAAGCGGCTGGTGGTCGGCATGAACCGGCTGGACTGGGAGCAGACGCTGTCGGGCGGAACCGAGCCGCGCCGCTCGATCGCGGCGCTGCGCTTCGACCGCGTCCTGGCATGCAAGTCCCGCAATATTGACCTGGAGCAGCCCGAGGCTGTGCTGGAACTGGTCGGCATCGAATTCCACCCGGCCGAGCCGCCGGGCGGCAGCGCGCTTCTCTTGTTCAGCCATGGCGGGGCGCTGCGGCTGGACGTCGAATGCCTGGAGTGCGAGCTGACCGACCTCGGCACCGACGATATCGGCACCAGCGACCTCGCCATCGCGCCGCTCGGGCCGGAGGGGTAG
- a CDS encoding alpha/beta fold hydrolase, translating to MPAITTKDGVEIFYKDWGKGQPIVFSHGWPLSADDWDAQMLFFLNNGFRVIAHDRRGHGRSSQVADGHDMDHYADDLAALTAHLDLKGAVHVGHSTGGGEVVHYIARHGESRVAKAVIIAAVPPLMVQTPANPGGLPKAVFDDFQAQVAANRSQFYRDVAAGPFYGYNRPGAKPSEAVIENWWRQGMMGGAKAHYDGIVAFSQTDFTEDLKKITVPVLVMHGDDDQIVPYADSAPLSAKLLKNGTLKTYKGFAHGMPTTEAPTINADLLAFIRS from the coding sequence ATGCCTGCCATCACTACCAAGGACGGCGTCGAGATCTTCTACAAGGACTGGGGCAAGGGCCAGCCGATCGTGTTCAGCCATGGCTGGCCGCTGTCGGCGGACGACTGGGACGCGCAGATGCTGTTCTTCCTGAACAACGGCTTTCGCGTCATCGCCCACGACCGCCGCGGCCACGGCCGCTCCAGCCAGGTCGCCGACGGCCACGACATGGATCATTATGCCGACGACCTCGCGGCGCTGACGGCGCATCTCGATCTCAAGGGTGCCGTTCACGTCGGCCATTCCACCGGCGGCGGCGAGGTGGTGCATTACATCGCCCGCCATGGCGAGAGCCGGGTGGCGAAGGCTGTGATCATCGCCGCGGTGCCGCCCTTGATGGTGCAGACGCCGGCCAATCCCGGCGGCCTGCCCAAGGCGGTGTTTGACGATTTCCAGGCGCAGGTCGCGGCCAATCGTTCGCAATTCTATCGCGACGTCGCCGCCGGTCCCTTCTACGGCTACAACCGGCCGGGCGCCAAGCCGTCGGAGGCCGTGATCGAGAACTGGTGGCGTCAGGGCATGATGGGCGGTGCGAAAGCGCATTACGACGGTATCGTTGCCTTCTCGCAGACCGATTTCACGGAAGACCTCAAGAAGATCACCGTACCTGTTCTGGTGATGCATGGCGACGACGACCAGATCGTTCCTTACGCGGACTCCGCGCCATTGTCGGCAAAACTCCTGAAGAACGGCACGCTGAAGACCTACAAGGGGTTTGCGCATGGCATGCCGACCACCGAAGCGCCCACCATCAACGCCGACCTGCTGGCGTTCATCAGATCATGA
- the murA gene encoding UDP-N-acetylglucosamine 1-carboxyvinyltransferase: MDRIRIVGGSKLNGTIAISGAKNAALPLMIAALLTEETLILDNVPRLADVAQLQRILGNHGVDIMSAGKRPGDRQYQGQTLHISAADIIDTTAPYELVSRMRASFWVIAPLVARMHEAKVSLPGGCAIGTRPVDLLIMALEKLGAELAIDGGYVVARAPGGLRGAEIDFPKVTVSGTHVALMAATLAKGTTVITNAACEPEITDVADCLNKMGARIIGAGTPRIVVEGAEKLHGARHTVLPDRIEAGTYAMAVAMTGGDVQLSGARPELLQSALDVLTQAGALITVNNDGIRVARNGAGIRPVTVSTAPFPGFPTDLQAQLMALMACAGGSSQITETIFENRFMHVQELARFGARISLDGETATIDGTAKLRGAPVMATDLRASVSLVIAGLAAEGETMVNRIYHLDRGFERLEEKLSSCGASIERISD, translated from the coding sequence ATGGATCGCATTCGCATCGTTGGCGGCAGCAAGCTCAATGGCACCATCGCGATTTCGGGCGCCAAGAACGCCGCCCTGCCGCTGATGATCGCCGCCTTGCTCACCGAGGAAACCCTGATCCTCGACAACGTGCCGCGGCTGGCAGACGTCGCGCAGTTGCAGCGCATCCTCGGGAACCACGGCGTCGACATCATGTCGGCCGGCAAGCGGCCGGGCGACCGGCAATATCAGGGCCAGACCCTGCACATCTCGGCGGCTGACATCATCGACACCACGGCGCCCTATGAGCTGGTGTCGCGGATGCGCGCCAGCTTCTGGGTAATCGCGCCGCTCGTGGCGCGGATGCATGAAGCGAAAGTTTCGCTGCCGGGCGGCTGCGCCATCGGCACGCGCCCCGTCGACCTCCTGATCATGGCGCTGGAGAAGCTCGGCGCCGAGCTTGCGATCGACGGCGGCTATGTGGTGGCAAGGGCGCCGGGCGGCCTGCGCGGTGCGGAGATCGACTTTCCCAAGGTGACGGTGAGCGGAACGCATGTGGCGCTGATGGCGGCGACGCTGGCCAAGGGCACGACCGTCATCACCAACGCCGCCTGCGAGCCTGAGATAACCGATGTCGCCGATTGCCTGAACAAGATGGGCGCGCGCATCATTGGCGCCGGCACGCCGCGGATCGTGGTCGAGGGCGCCGAAAAGCTGCATGGCGCGCGGCATACCGTGCTGCCCGATCGGATCGAGGCCGGCACCTATGCGATGGCGGTCGCCATGACCGGCGGCGACGTGCAGCTTTCCGGCGCGCGTCCCGAACTCCTGCAGTCGGCGCTCGATGTGCTGACGCAGGCCGGCGCCCTCATCACCGTCAACAATGACGGTATCCGGGTCGCGCGCAATGGCGCCGGCATCCGCCCGGTGACGGTCTCGACCGCGCCATTCCCGGGCTTTCCGACCGATCTGCAGGCGCAATTGATGGCGCTGATGGCCTGCGCCGGCGGTTCCTCGCAGATCACCGAGACCATCTTCGAGAATCGTTTCATGCATGTGCAGGAACTGGCGCGGTTCGGTGCGCGTATATCGCTTGATGGCGAGACTGCGACCATCGACGGCACCGCCAAACTGCGCGGCGCGCCGGTGATGGCGACCGATCTGCGGGCGTCGGTCTCGCTGGTCATCGCAGGCCTTGCCGCCGAAGGTGAAACCATGGTCAACCGGATCTATCATCTGGACCGCGGTTTCGAGCGGCTGGAGGAAAAACTCTCGTCCTGCGGCGCGTCGATCGAGCGCATCAGCGACTAG
- the hisD gene encoding histidinol dehydrogenase translates to MPVRLDTSRADFEPKFKEFLAAKREVSADVERATRAIVDDVAARGDAALIEATKKFDRLEVDAAGLRVTAAEIDAAVKACDPATVDALKFARDRIEAFHQRQLPKDERFTDAAGVELGWRWSAVDAVGLYVPGGTAAYPSSVLMNAVPASVAGVPRVVMVVPSPDGKLNPLVLAAAHLGSVSEIYRVGGAQAVAALAYGTATIAPVAKIVGPGNAYVAAAKRLVFGKVGIDMIAGPSEVLVIADDTGNASWIAADLLAQAEHDASAQSILITDSAGLAAEVERAVESQLATLPRADIARASWNDFGAIIMVKKLDEAVELANAIAAEHLEIMTADAEALSAKVRNAGAIFLGPHTPEAIGDYVGGSNHVLPTARSARFSSGLGVLDFMKRTSILKCGPDQLRALGPAAMALGKAEGLDAHSRSVGLRLNLP, encoded by the coding sequence ATGCCCGTTCGCCTGGATACCAGCCGCGCCGATTTCGAGCCCAAATTCAAGGAATTCCTCGCCGCCAAGCGCGAGGTTTCGGCCGATGTCGAGCGCGCCACAAGGGCCATCGTCGACGACGTGGCCGCCCGCGGCGACGCCGCCCTGATCGAGGCGACCAAAAAATTCGACCGGCTTGAGGTCGACGCCGCCGGCCTGCGCGTGACCGCCGCCGAGATCGACGCCGCGGTAAAGGCCTGCGATCCCGCGACCGTTGATGCGCTGAAATTCGCCCGCGACCGTATCGAGGCTTTCCACCAAAGGCAGTTGCCGAAGGACGAGCGTTTTACCGACGCGGCAGGCGTCGAGCTCGGCTGGCGCTGGAGCGCGGTCGATGCGGTCGGCCTCTACGTGCCCGGCGGCACCGCGGCCTATCCGTCCTCGGTGCTGATGAACGCGGTGCCGGCAAGCGTCGCCGGCGTGCCGCGGGTGGTGATGGTGGTGCCCTCGCCGGACGGCAAGCTCAATCCGCTGGTGCTGGCGGCCGCCCATCTTGGCAGCGTCTCCGAGATCTACCGCGTCGGCGGCGCGCAGGCGGTGGCCGCGCTGGCCTATGGCACGGCGACGATCGCGCCGGTCGCCAAAATCGTCGGGCCGGGCAATGCCTATGTCGCCGCCGCCAAGCGGCTGGTGTTCGGCAAGGTCGGCATCGACATGATCGCCGGCCCCTCGGAGGTGCTTGTTATCGCCGACGACACCGGCAATGCGTCCTGGATCGCCGCCGATCTCCTGGCGCAGGCGGAGCATGATGCCAGCGCGCAGTCGATCCTGATCACGGACAGTGCAGGCCTCGCTGCCGAGGTCGAACGCGCGGTGGAATCCCAGCTTGCCACGCTGCCGCGTGCGGATATCGCACGGGCCTCGTGGAACGATTTCGGCGCTATCATCATGGTGAAAAAGCTCGACGAGGCGGTCGAGCTCGCGAACGCGATCGCGGCCGAACACCTCGAAATCATGACGGCGGATGCGGAAGCGCTGTCGGCAAAGGTCCGTAACGCCGGCGCGATCTTCCTCGGGCCCCATACGCCGGAAGCGATCGGCGATTATGTCGGCGGCTCCAACCACGTCCTGCCCACCGCGCGGTCGGCGCGGTTTTCGTCCGGACTCGGCGTGCTAGACTTCATGAAGCGCACCTCGATTCTCAAATGCGGGCCGGACCAGTTGCGCGCGCTGGGGCCTGCCGCGATGGCCTTGGGCAAGGCCGAGGGTTTAGACGCCCATTCACGCTCTGTCGGATTGCGCCTCAATTTGCCATGA
- a CDS encoding low molecular weight phosphatase family protein, which produces MDAPGARNPQAVLFACGLNSVRSPMAESLLKQMFPQALYVKSAGARKGELDPFAVAVMAELGQDISGHKPMTFEELEDWEGLNFDLIITLSPEAHHKALELTRTMAADVEYWPTPDPTGTEGSREQKLAAYREVCDGLLMRIRRRFAKVGAASG; this is translated from the coding sequence ATGGATGCGCCCGGCGCGCGCAACCCGCAGGCCGTGCTGTTCGCATGCGGGCTGAACAGCGTGCGTTCTCCGATGGCGGAAAGCCTGCTCAAGCAGATGTTCCCGCAGGCGCTCTATGTGAAATCCGCCGGCGCCAGGAAGGGCGAGCTGGATCCGTTCGCGGTCGCCGTGATGGCCGAGCTCGGCCAGGATATTTCCGGCCACAAGCCGATGACGTTCGAGGAGCTCGAGGATTGGGAGGGGCTCAATTTCGACCTCATCATCACGCTGTCGCCGGAAGCCCACCACAAGGCGCTGGAGCTGACGCGCACCATGGCCGCCGACGTCGAATACTGGCCGACGCCGGATCCCACCGGCACCGAAGGCAGCCGCGAGCAAAAGCTCGCCGCCTACCGCGAGGTCTGCGACGGCCTGTTGATGCGCATCCGCCGCCGGTTTGCGAAGGTCGGCGCGGCGAGCGGGTAA